The Psychroflexus sp. ALD_RP9 region ATGAAATTCAAATTTTGAAATCTAGACGGCTTTCCAAAAAAATTATTCAAACTTTAAACTTAGAAACACAATACTATAAATTAGGCACATTAAAAGCTTCTGAGGTTTGGGGACATCAAATACCGTTTACAGTAAACTGGAGCATAGATGATAGTGCACAATATAGGTCAACACCACTTTTAAATTTAAAGTTTACCTCTCAAAGCAACTTTAAAGTCACAGAAGAAGAGTCTGGCTTTTCTGCAAGTCTAGATGCTGGAGACACACTTCAATTTGAAAACACTAAAGCCATCATTGATATAAACCCTTATTACAAAGGTGATTATACAGAATTAACAGGTTCAATTTACAGCTTTAAAAAACACAACTTAGAGAATCTTACCACTTCATTGTCTAATAAAATTAAAGCTGAAGCAGTTGAAGCAAGAGCTGATATTATTAATATCTCATTAAACGGTGAGAACCAAACAAAAAATGAAGCCATTCTTGACGAATTAATGCGCCAATTTAACCAAGACGGTATAGATGATAACCGAGTGGTCGCTAAACGAACAGGCGAATTTATTAAAGAACGGCTGAAATATTTAGTCGAAGAATTAGATACGGTTGAAACTGCTATTGTTAACTTTAAATCGGATAATGAGTTAGTTGATATTGAAGCCAGCACAGAAGCTTTATTTGGTAAGTACAGTGAAACTGAAATGCGCGTTTTTGAAGTCGAAACTCAATTAGAAATTACTAAAAACTTTAGAAATATTCTTGTAAAAAACACTGAAATTGACTTACTGCCTGCAAATTTAGGTATTGAAAATGCTAATGTAAATGCGCTCACTGGTGCCTACAATCAACTTGTTAATGAGCGTAATAATATATTAGTAACAGCAACGCCTCAAAACCCAACTATTATTGCCATTAATGACCGTTTAGAAGCTATTAAACGTAATATTATAAATTCAGTTGACAATTACATCAACAACTTAGAAACCAGCTTACAAAATACAGCAAGACGAGAATCAAGCTTTAATTCAAGGTTAGAAAAACTACCTGGGCAGAGCAAAGAAATCAGAAGTATAGAACGTGAACGCTTAATTAAAGAAAAACTATTTTTGTTTTTACTTCAAAAACGTGAAGAAGCCGCCTTAACATACGCTATTACTGCGCCAGTAATTAAAACAGTTGATTATGCCTACACAAACCCGATGCCTGTTAGTCCAAAACGTAAAATTATTATGTTGGGTGGATTAATTGTCGGTTTAATTATTCCTTTTGGTGTGCTTTATTTAAAATTTTTATTTAATACAAAGCTTAATTCTGTAGATGTTCTAAAATCTAATTTAAAAGAAATTCCGATACTAGGAGAAATACCAGAAAATGAGGCCAAAACGTTTAAACTTATAACACCAAACGACAGAAGTGCTTTGGCAGAATCTTTTAGAATTTTAAGAACAAATATTAATTTTATTAAGGTATCAGGCCAAACTCAAGAAAATAAGCAACAAGTCATTTACGTGACATCTTCAACTAAAGGTGAAGGAAAAACTTATGTTGCCTTGAACCTTGCAACAGTGATGTCTTCAAAATCTAAAAAAGTATTACTCGTCGGTTGTGATTTAAGAAATCCTCAAATTCATAGTTATATTGGCTTAAATAAAAACACAAAAGGTTTAAGTAACTATTTGTACAACCCAAATATTAATTTTGAAGATATTAGAATTTCTAATATAAACGGTTCACATTTAGATCTTATTTTATCAGGAGATATTCCTCCAAATCCTTCTGAAATCCTAACAAGTGATCGCTTCGAAACTTTCATAGAAGAAGCTAGGTCAAAATATGATTATGTTATTATTGATACTGCACCAACTATATTAGTAACTGACACTATCATGATTTCTCAATATGCTGATGTAACTTTATACTTAACTCGTGCTGGTTACACAGACATCAGATTAATAGAGCATATTAAAGACCTTAACAAGCATCATAAACTCAAAAACATAGGTATTGTTATGAATGGCCTTGTAGAAAAAGGCGCCTATACCTATAATTATGGTTATGGTTACGGTTATAACGAACATGCTGAAAAAAGTTCTCCTAAATGGAAATTCTGGCAAAAATAAAATACGTCTTTTTAAGTATAGCTTTAAGCTTACTCTTTTTAAGTTGTGGCACAAAGAAGTCAGCACTAAGCAAGCAGGCAGATAATTATAAAATTGCTAATTATGCCAAGCGTTATTTAGGAACACCTTATCAATACGGTGGCACATCAAGAAATGGTTTAGATTGCTCTGGTTTAATACAACTGAGTTATTCACAATTTGGCTACAACATGCCTAGAACAACTAAGCAACTCAGTAAATCTGGAAAAAAAACCAAAAAACGCAAAGCTAAAGTTGGTGATTTAATTTTCTTTAGAACCTTGAAACGTTCGCGTAAAAAAAGTCATGTGGGCTTAATAACCTTAATTGAAGGTGATGAAATTGAGTTTATACATTCAAGCTCATCAAGAGGCGTAATCATATCAAGCCTCAGTAACCCTTATTGGCGAAAAAACTTTGCTGAAATAAGGCGTTACATTAAATAAGTAACCAATCAAAAACCAAATTGAGGTTTTTAAATTATAAATTTATACTCTTCACCATTATTTTTGGTATTGGTGTTATTTTGGGATTCCACATCACGATTCCTTATGCTTTATTGGGTTTTATCCTGAGCCTATTAATAGGTATAACAACTCATTTTATAGTTAAAAAACATCGATTATTTCTTAGTTTAAATTATGTTTTTATAAATATTAGCGTCTTACTTTTAGGGTATTTTAATACTCAGGTTCACTTACCAAAACACCAAGAGCAGCACTATGTTAATTCTAAATTAACTTATAATACGCCAAGCGCATTTAAGCTAAAAATTACTGATAAGTTAAAACCAAACGCCTTTAATTACAAGTTCTATGCTCAGGTTCTTGAGGTCAACAACAAAAAACTTGAAGGTAAAGTTTTACTAAAAATTGATAGAGACTCTATTAGCAAAATTGAGCTTAATATTGGAGATTTGGTTCACGGTGCTGGAGAATTACAAAAATTTCATGCACCAGAAAACCCACAAAACTTTAACTATGCAACTTACATGGCTCATCAAAATGTGTATATGGCCATTTCAGCAGAGCCATCTCACCTAAGCATCAATAAAAATCAAAAATTTAATTTATTTAATTCACTTGATAAAATTAGAACTAATTTAAGGAATCAATTAAAGCAATACAGCTTTAAGGAAGAAAATATTAGCTTAATTGAAGCCTTTTTGTTAGGGCAACGCCAGAACATTTCTGATAAAACTTATGATGATTTTAAAAATGCTGGCGTCATACATATTCTAGCAGTTTCTGGTCTACATGTTGGTATTATTTTACTCATTTTAAACGCTTTAACGCATTTTTGTATCTACACGAAATTCGGTAGAAGATTGCGCCCTTTTTTAATACTTATTGGTTTGTGGGGATTTGCATTCTTAGCAGGGCTATCTCCTTCAGTTTTTCGCGCGACCGTTATGTTTAGCTTTTTAAGTCTTGGTATGTTACTACAAAAACGTACAAATTCACTGAACACTTTATTTATGTCGGCTTTGGTGTTAGTTCTAATAAATCCTTTTATTATTTTTCAGGTAGGCTTTCAACTAAGTTACTTAGCAGTATTTGGTATAGTAACACTTCAACCCCGATTGTATAAATTATATGAACCGAGATATTATATCGATCGATTATTTTGGGGAATTATTACGGTTACACTTGCTGCTCAGTTTAGTATCCTACCGCTAAGTTTATACTATTTTAATCAATTTTCTGGGGTGTTCTTACTAGCTAATATTCTTATTTTACCAACATTAAGTTTAATTTTAGGCTTCGGAATTTTAGTGCTTTTATTAGCAAAATTAGGTTGGTTGCCATCTATTTTAGTTGAAGCTTACGATTTCATTTTAACTAAATTACGCTTACTCATTCATTGGTTGGGTAGCTTTGAGCAATTTCAATTTGAGCATATCTTGTTTACTAAAACCTTGTTATGGTCAAGTTTAATTGTTGTTTTATGTGCTTGCTTGTGGTCGAGATATGCTAAAGTAAAATCTTATATAGCCCTAAATATTTCATTTGCAATACTTTGCTTGCTCATATTTTTCATCTATCGTGATCATCAGTCTCAAGACGAATTGATCCTACTTAAGGCTTATAATTCATTAGAAATTGCTCATATTAAAGGCGCTCAACTCAATTTACACACCAACCGGCTACACGATTCAACTCAACTCAAACAAAGTTATCGCATTCAATCTCTAGCTAATGTGTATGGCTTACAGTCGATTGAAGTTAAAGCTTTAGCCTATCAATACAATTATAAAAAGAAGTTTAAAATTCATTATATCGACTCTACTGGTGTTTATGAAAATACCCAACATCAATCACCAACAATAGTCGTTATAAGTGAATCGCCAAAACTTAACCTAGAACGCTTAATTACTGATTTAAAGCCAAAACTGCTAATTGCCAGTACAAATAATTATAAATCTTATGTTGAGCGTTGGCGTGAAACCTGTGAGGCTAATGAGGTTAGTTTTTACTCTATTTACGAAGAAGGCGCATTAAAGTTTTCTGAAATTAAAAAGTTGAAGTAAAGTTTTCTTGATAGGCTTTCCAAGCTTCTTGTGTTTTAATTTCGGCGTACTTATCGGTTGCAATCATTTTTAAATAGAGCTCAAGTTGTTGTGGTGTTTTGTAACCAACAACAGGTGAAATTACATCAGAGTTTTCATCAAAAAAGACCACTGTAGGATAAGCTGATACTTTTAACGCATTGGCAAATAAGTGCTGACCATTGCGCTGTTTTGGAGATCGCGATTCATCAAAATGAATATTTTTATAGGTATAGTCTTTATAGGTGATTTCTTCTGTCCCTTCTGCATTAAATTTTACCGCATAAAAATGCTTATTGATGTATTTGGCGACTTCTGGATGA contains the following coding sequences:
- a CDS encoding C40 family peptidase, with the translated sequence MEILAKIKYVFLSIALSLLFLSCGTKKSALSKQADNYKIANYAKRYLGTPYQYGGTSRNGLDCSGLIQLSYSQFGYNMPRTTKQLSKSGKKTKKRKAKVGDLIFFRTLKRSRKKSHVGLITLIEGDEIEFIHSSSSRGVIISSLSNPYWRKNFAEIRRYIK
- a CDS encoding ComEC/Rec2 family competence protein; the protein is MRFLNYKFILFTIIFGIGVILGFHITIPYALLGFILSLLIGITTHFIVKKHRLFLSLNYVFINISVLLLGYFNTQVHLPKHQEQHYVNSKLTYNTPSAFKLKITDKLKPNAFNYKFYAQVLEVNNKKLEGKVLLKIDRDSISKIELNIGDLVHGAGELQKFHAPENPQNFNYATYMAHQNVYMAISAEPSHLSINKNQKFNLFNSLDKIRTNLRNQLKQYSFKEENISLIEAFLLGQRQNISDKTYDDFKNAGVIHILAVSGLHVGIILLILNALTHFCIYTKFGRRLRPFLILIGLWGFAFLAGLSPSVFRATVMFSFLSLGMLLQKRTNSLNTLFMSALVLVLINPFIIFQVGFQLSYLAVFGIVTLQPRLYKLYEPRYYIDRLFWGIITVTLAAQFSILPLSLYYFNQFSGVFLLANILILPTLSLILGFGILVLLLAKLGWLPSILVEAYDFILTKLRLLIHWLGSFEQFQFEHILFTKTLLWSSLIVVLCACLWSRYAKVKSYIALNISFAILCLLIFFIYRDHQSQDELILLKAYNSLEIAHIKGAQLNLHTNRLHDSTQLKQSYRIQSLANVYGLQSIEVKALAYQYNYKKKFKIHYIDSTGVYENTQHQSPTIVVISESPKLNLERLITDLKPKLLIASTNNYKSYVERWRETCEANEVSFYSIYEEGALKFSEIKKLK
- a CDS encoding thioredoxin family protein; the encoded protein is MKLLFSISLLVVCLTNINAQSINWMSMNEALKAQKDEPKKIIVDVYTNWCGPCKLMDKRTFSHPEVAKYINKHFYAVKFNAEGTEEITYKDYTYKNIHFDESRSPKQRNGQHLFANALKVSAYPTVVFFDENSDVISPVVGYKTPQQLELYLKMIATDKYAEIKTQEAWKAYQENFTSTF
- a CDS encoding GumC family protein produces the protein MNNNSSTQYHQNEPEKEEDIKAIILQYLRYWPWFVICVIISLGISFIFLKYATNIYTTNSKIKVLKEQEGLDLSGLQGSSPLIDMSKVNLENEIQILKSRRLSKKIIQTLNLETQYYKLGTLKASEVWGHQIPFTVNWSIDDSAQYRSTPLLNLKFTSQSNFKVTEEESGFSASLDAGDTLQFENTKAIIDINPYYKGDYTELTGSIYSFKKHNLENLTTSLSNKIKAEAVEARADIINISLNGENQTKNEAILDELMRQFNQDGIDDNRVVAKRTGEFIKERLKYLVEELDTVETAIVNFKSDNELVDIEASTEALFGKYSETEMRVFEVETQLEITKNFRNILVKNTEIDLLPANLGIENANVNALTGAYNQLVNERNNILVTATPQNPTIIAINDRLEAIKRNIINSVDNYINNLETSLQNTARRESSFNSRLEKLPGQSKEIRSIERERLIKEKLFLFLLQKREEAALTYAITAPVIKTVDYAYTNPMPVSPKRKIIMLGGLIVGLIIPFGVLYLKFLFNTKLNSVDVLKSNLKEIPILGEIPENEAKTFKLITPNDRSALAESFRILRTNINFIKVSGQTQENKQQVIYVTSSTKGEGKTYVALNLATVMSSKSKKVLLVGCDLRNPQIHSYIGLNKNTKGLSNYLYNPNINFEDIRISNINGSHLDLILSGDIPPNPSEILTSDRFETFIEEARSKYDYVIIDTAPTILVTDTIMISQYADVTLYLTRAGYTDIRLIEHIKDLNKHHKLKNIGIVMNGLVEKGAYTYNYGYGYGYNEHAEKSSPKWKFWQK